The DNA region ACCCAGGGCGCCGCCAACGCCGCGCCGGACGTGGCGTTCGCCGCCGCGTCGCGGCCCGGCGTCGTGCGGCGCGTCAACCAGGACGCCGGCTTCGCCGGCCTCGTGGACGGCCGCGCGCTGGTGGCGGTCGCGGACGGGATCGGGGGGCACGACGCGGGGGAGGTCGCCAGCCGGACGGCGGTGGAGACCGTCCGCGAGCGGTTGGCGCGAGGGCGGGGGCCGGCGCCGGTCGCGATGGCGCGCGCCGTCGCCGACGCCGACCGGGCGGTCCGGCGGGCGCAGGGCGCGGCGCCGGGCCGCGAGGGCATGGGGACGACGCTGAGCCTGGTGTGGATCGACGGCGACGTCGCGGTCCTCGCGCACGTCGGCGACACGCGCGCATACCTGCTGCGCGGGGGCCGCGTCGAGCGCCTGACCGACGACCACAGCCTGGTCGCCGAACGCGTCCGCCAGGGCCTCCTGAGCGAGGGGGAGGCGGCGGGGCACCGCCTCCGGAACGTCATCACGAACGCCTTGGGGGCCGACGCGCCGCTCCGTATCGACGTCGGGCACGTCCCCCTGGAGGCGGGCGACCGGCTGGTCGTCGCGAGCGACGGGGTGACGACGCTGTTGGACGAGGGCACCCTCGCCGACCTGGCGGCGGGACCGCCGGAGGCGGCGGTCGAGGCGATCCTGGACGCGGCGGACGCGCGCGGCAGCGCCGACAACGTCACGGTGGCGTTGGCGGTCGTGCACCGCGTGCGGGCGGGCGTCCGTCGCTACGCGCTGCCGGCGGCGGAGGACGCCGCCGCGCCGGCGGAGCCGGGCGGCGCCAGCCCGCGCGCCGGCGCGGTGAGCCTGGTGGCGACCCATGACCCGGCGTGGCTGCAGCCGCTCCAGCGTCGCTACCCGGGGCGGAGCCCCGCCGCGCGCCTCCGGGGGGCGCTGCGCGCGGTTCGCGCGGCGGCCTCGTGGGCCGCGTCGGGCCCGGGGGTGGGCCCGGGCGTGGGCCCGGAGGCGTCCGATGCGGCGCAGGGGGCGGGGCCCGACCGGGCGACGTGGGCGTGGTGGGCGGCGGCGGCGGGGGCGTTGGCGCTGCTGGTGGCGTTCGCGCTGGGCCGCTGAGCGGCTGCTAGAGTCGCGGCATGAGCGAACGCATCCTGGTGAACACGAACGACGCGCCCGCCGCGGTGGGCCCCTATGCGCAGGCGGTGAAGGTCGGGACGATGCTGTACACGTCGGGGCAGATCCCGCTGGCGTTGGACGGCACGCTCGTCGACGGCGACGTCGAGATGCAGACGCGGCAGGTGCTCGCGAACCTGACGGCGGTCCTGCGGGCGGGCGGGTCGGACCCCGCGCGGGTCGTGAAGTGCACCGTCTACCTGGCGGACATCGCCGACTTCCAGCGCGTCAACGCCGTGTACGCCGAGACGTTCACGGACGCGCCGCCGGCCCGCAGCGCCTTCCAGGTGGGGGCGCTGCCGTTCGGGGCGGCGGTCGAGATCGAAGCGATCGCGGTGTGCGACCCCGGCTGAGCGGACGTCCGGCGGGTCAGAGGAACAGCGCGGCGACGTAGGCGAGGTAGGCGGCCAGCAGCCCGGCGCCGGCGACGCGGCCCAGCCGCCCGGCGAGGGCGAACGCCAGGACCGTGGCGACGGAGAAGCCAACGGCGACCGCGAGGTCGCCGCCGACCTCCGGGAGCGCGACCGGGAGGCCGGTCGCGAGCGACGCGACCCCGAGGACCGCGAGGACGTTGAAGAGGTTCGAGCCGGCGATGTTGCCGAGGATCATGTCGCCCTGCCGGCGTACGGCGGCGGCGACGGCGCTGGCGAGCTCGGGGAGGCTGGTGCCGAACGCGACCATCGTGAGGCCGACGACGCGCTCGGGCACCCCGAGGGTGGCGGCGAGGTCGACGGCGCCGCGCACGACGAGGTCCGCGCCGAGCACCAGGACGCCGAGCCCGAGCAGGACGGTGCCGACGCTGCGCCAGAGCGGGCCGCCGGGCGCGTCGGCCGGGTTCGCGAGCGTGTCGCGGTCGTGGCGGACCAACAGCGCCAGGTAGACGCCGAGCGCGGCGAGGAGCCACGCCCCGTCGAGGCGGCCGAGGTGGCCGTCCCACGCGAGGGGGACCAGCAGCAGCATGGCGGCCACGCCGAGCGGGAGGTCGCGCCGGGTGAACGAGGCGTTCCCGGCGAGGGGGGCGAGGAGCGCGGTCGCGCCGAGGATGAGGCCGACGTTGGCGACGTTGCTGCCGAGCACGTTGCCGACGCCGACGTCGGGGGCGCCCTGGAGGCTGGAGGCGACCGTCGCGGCGAGCTCGGGGGCGCTGGTCCCGAAGGCGACGACGGTGAGGCCGATCACGAGGGGGCTGACGCCGATGCGGACCGCGAGGGCGGCCGCGCCGCGCACGAGCCAGTCGCCGCCGAACGTCAGGGCGACGAAGCCGGCGAGGAGGAAGAGGACGCTCACGCGCGTGAGGGTAGCACCCCCTCGGTCCGGGGCCCGGAGCGATGCGCGTGCCGGCTGCGCCGTTGCGGGGTCGCCGGGGGTCTGCCATGATGCGGTGTGATCCCGACGTCGCGCCCCACCCCGTCCCGACGCGCGCTGCGCCGTGGGGGGACGCCCTGATGGGCCGCCTCCTGGACGTCGTGCTGTTCGCCGGCTTGGCGCTCGTGGCGGGCGGCATCGTGTGGACGTTGTTCACGATGAACGCCCCCGACGTACGGACGCGCGACGCCGCGCCGCCCCCCGCGGAGGACGGCGCGACCCCGGGGGCGGTCGTGCCGGTCGACCCGCGCGACCTGGCGCCGGACGCGGACGCGACCGACGTCGTGCCGGTCGCGCCCGACGCGCTGGCCGGCGGGGAGAGCGACGCGGAGGGCGATTC from Trueperaceae bacterium includes:
- a CDS encoding Rid family detoxifying hydrolase, whose amino-acid sequence is MSERILVNTNDAPAAVGPYAQAVKVGTMLYTSGQIPLALDGTLVDGDVEMQTRQVLANLTAVLRAGGSDPARVVKCTVYLADIADFQRVNAVYAETFTDAPPARSAFQVGALPFGAAVEIEAIAVCDPG
- a CDS encoding protein phosphatase 2C domain-containing protein; protein product: TQGAANAAPDVAFAAASRPGVVRRVNQDAGFAGLVDGRALVAVADGIGGHDAGEVASRTAVETVRERLARGRGPAPVAMARAVADADRAVRRAQGAAPGREGMGTTLSLVWIDGDVAVLAHVGDTRAYLLRGGRVERLTDDHSLVAERVRQGLLSEGEAAGHRLRNVITNALGADAPLRIDVGHVPLEAGDRLVVASDGVTTLLDEGTLADLAAGPPEAAVEAILDAADARGSADNVTVALAVVHRVRAGVRRYALPAAEDAAAPAEPGGASPRAGAVSLVATHDPAWLQPLQRRYPGRSPAARLRGALRAVRAAASWAASGPGVGPGVGPEASDAAQGAGPDRATWAWWAAAAGALALLVAFALGR
- a CDS encoding calcium/sodium antiporter encodes the protein MSVLFLLAGFVALTFGGDWLVRGAAALAVRIGVSPLVIGLTVVAFGTSAPELAATVASSLQGAPDVGVGNVLGSNVANVGLILGATALLAPLAGNASFTRRDLPLGVAAMLLLVPLAWDGHLGRLDGAWLLAALGVYLALLVRHDRDTLANPADAPGGPLWRSVGTVLLGLGVLVLGADLVVRGAVDLAATLGVPERVVGLTMVAFGTSLPELASAVAAAVRRQGDMILGNIAGSNLFNVLAVLGVASLATGLPVALPEVGGDLAVAVGFSVATVLAFALAGRLGRVAGAGLLAAYLAYVAALFL